The window AGCTCGACCAGCCCGCCGTCGATCTCGAACACGACGTTGTCGGTGCCCGGACGGGTGGCGGTCAGGTAGCGGGGCACGGTGAACCCGCCGCCGCCCAGGTGCAGCGCGTCGAGCCGCTGCCCCTGCGGGGCGACCACGTCGGCCACCGCCCCGATCCACCGGGTGTACGCGTACTCCAGGTGGGTCGGGTCGGCGAGGTCCACGTACGAGTGCTGGGCCGAGTTGAGCAGTAGGGTGCGGCCGGAGTCCCGGGCGGGATCGACCTCCACGCTGGCGCAGTGGTAGGCGGTCTCGATGTCGCACGGGTTCGGGGCGACGGTGGTCAGCCCGGCGCCGACGAGACCGAGCACCGCCAGGGCGGCCTTGGCGCGGGCGGGGCCGGGCAGCTCCGCGCGGTCCTGGCGGCGCAGCCACACCCCGAGGCCGAGCCCGGTGAGCCCGAGCGAGGCCGCGAGGGCGAACAGGATGACCGTGCTGGGCAGCGCGGCCACCAGCACGAAACCGGTGACCAGGGTGGCCGTGACCGCGCCCAGCGTGCCTACGCTGGAGAGCCGGCCGACCACCTGGCCGGTGCGCCGCAGGTCGGCGAGCTGGAGCTTGACGACAAGCGGGGTGACGGCGGCGAGCAGGGCCGCCGGCACGAAGACGGCGAGCGCGACGAGCAGCAGGATGGCCGAGGCCGCCCCGCCGCGCAGCACCTCGCCGGCGTACCGGACGACGGGCAGGGTGACGGCCGTGGCGATGCCGGCCAGCACCAGCGCCGGGGCCAGCATCGCCCTCGGGTTGCGCCGGTCGGCCAGCCAGCCGCCCGTCCACGCGCCGTAGGCGATGGCGGCCAGGGCGATGCCGATGACCGAGCTGGTCACCTGGAGGGTCACCCCGACGTACGGCCCGACCAGCCGCAGCGCGGCGGTCTCCAGCACCAGGACGGCGCCGCTGGAGAAGAAGACCAGGAACGCGGCGAGGCCGTTGGGCAGGGCCCGGGCGGTCGAGGCCGCCGGAGCGGCGGGCGGGACCGTGACGTCGGAGGATGGGGAGCTCACCCGCGCGATGGTACGCAGGAAAACTGGGCCCCCGGGTCAGTACATCGAGAGATGAACATGGTTCGTGTGGTCGGCGGCGGGGCTGCCGCTGCCGCCGTACGCCCGCCAGCCGGTGCCGGGGTGCCAGATCTGCCGGTACCAGATCACGTAGAGCACGCCCAGCCGGCTGGCGTTGCGCACGTGCCAGGCGGCGAGGCTGTCCCCGTACGACTTGTCCCCGCCGGTGGCGGTCTTGTCCTCGAACCCGCCCGTGGCGGCCGAGAAGTCGCAGGCCCGGCCCTTGGGGTGCTCGCCCGAGCCGCCGCTGCGGTAGCAGGAGACGTGCCGCTTGTAGCCCGCGGCCTGGGTCTGCTTGAGGGCGTTGAGCGTGCGCGCGGTGATGCAGCCGGAGGTGGTCGGGTCGTTCACCGAGCAGGACTCCGACGGCCAGGACCCGTCCGAGTTGCGGGGGGCCGGCTTCGCCGAGGTGGAGTTGCCGCCGCTGAAGCCGCCGCTGCTGCCCGAGCTGACCTCCGCGAGCGCCGCCTCGGCCTCCTTCTTCTTCTTCGCCATCACGGCGAGCTGCTTCTGCTGCTCCCGGACCTCGGTGTCGATGGCGATCTTGGCCTGCCGCGCCTGCTCCCGCGCCTCGATCAGGCTGCGCAGTCGCCTGCTGTCGCGCTGTGCCATCAGGTCGAGGCTGGCCGCCCGGTCCAGGAACGCCTCGGGGGAGGCGCTGTTGAGCAGCATCGACGTGGGCGTCAGCCGGCCCAGCCGGTAGGACTGGGCGGCCACCTCGCCGACCTGCGCGGTCAGCTCGACCAGCCGGACCTCCACGGCGCCCAGCTGCCCGGCCAGCTGCTTCTGCCGGACCTTGGAGTTCTCCAGCTTCCCCTTGGCCTCGATGTGCGCCTTGGCGGTGGCTTCCAGGGCGTCCCGGAGCTTCTTGGTGCCGCCCTCGTTGGGCTCCGCGTACGCCGGCACGGCGCCGACGCCGAAGAGCAGGGTGACGGCGACGAGCAGGGCGGTCAGCGGACGGCGGGCACGTCGCCCGGCCGACAGGGCGGTCAGCGGGCGACCGTGACGCCCGACGGGCATGGTCCTGCGCACGAAAGCATCCTTCCGTCGGCCGCCGGCCCCGGATGACAACACGGCGCGGCGGCGGCCCCCGCCGGGCGCCGGTCGGCGGCCTGCTGGCGGAGACCGGCGGTCAGGATACCGGACGGAGCACGCCGGGCCAGGCCCGCGAACGCCCGGACCGTCGGACGTCCACGCAGGGTCGCAGCGACGTCACGCGCCGTCGAGCAGAGCCTCACGCACGTCCACCCAGATCTGCTCGCTCGCGGCGACCAGGAGGCCGTGGCCGTCGTCCCCCGGGCGGTAGTCGGTGCCGTCGAAGCGCCGCGCGACCC is drawn from Micromonospora sp. NBC_01740 and contains these coding sequences:
- a CDS encoding fused MFS/spermidine synthase, which produces MSSPSSDVTVPPAAPAASTARALPNGLAAFLVFFSSGAVLVLETAALRLVGPYVGVTLQVTSSVIGIALAAIAYGAWTGGWLADRRNPRAMLAPALVLAGIATAVTLPVVRYAGEVLRGGAASAILLLVALAVFVPAALLAAVTPLVVKLQLADLRRTGQVVGRLSSVGTLGAVTATLVTGFVLVAALPSTVILFALAASLGLTGLGLGVWLRRQDRAELPGPARAKAALAVLGLVGAGLTTVAPNPCDIETAYHCASVEVDPARDSGRTLLLNSAQHSYVDLADPTHLEYAYTRWIGAVADVVAPQGQRLDALHLGGGGFTVPRYLTATRPGTDNVVFEIDGGLVELGERQLGVRQGPDLRAVVGDARLLVAGEGTDSRDLVVGDAFGHLVVPWHLATREMAAEVRRVTRPGGVYVQNVIDYPPLRFIRSELATVAAEFRHVALIAPAAALAGQEGSNFLIVASDAPLPLEAVRARLAELREDASLLAGADLTAFVGEALVLTDDYAPVDQLLATA
- a CDS encoding coiled-coil domain-containing protein; protein product: MPVGRHGRPLTALSAGRRARRPLTALLVAVTLLFGVGAVPAYAEPNEGGTKKLRDALEATAKAHIEAKGKLENSKVRQKQLAGQLGAVEVRLVELTAQVGEVAAQSYRLGRLTPTSMLLNSASPEAFLDRAASLDLMAQRDSRRLRSLIEAREQARQAKIAIDTEVREQQKQLAVMAKKKKEAEAALAEVSSGSSGGFSGGNSTSAKPAPRNSDGSWPSESCSVNDPTTSGCITARTLNALKQTQAAGYKRHVSCYRSGGSGEHPKGRACDFSAATGGFEDKTATGGDKSYGDSLAAWHVRNASRLGVLYVIWYRQIWHPGTGWRAYGGSGSPAADHTNHVHLSMY